In SAR86 cluster bacterium, the sequence TCTTTGATGTCACATGTTTTACAGTGAACACAATTTTGAGCATTAATTACAAATTTTTTCTCATTATTTTTCTCAACAACCTCATAAACTCCGGCAGGACAATAACGTTGGGCAGGTTCGTCATATAAAGGCAAATTAACACTGATCGGTATTGAGGCATCTTTTAGTTGAAGATGGCATGGTTGATCTTCTTCATGATTAGTATTAGATAAAAATACAGACGATAGTTTATCAAAACTTAAAGAGGCATCAGGTTTAGGGTATTCAATTTTAGCATGCTTACTTGCTTCCTCAGTACAAGCATAATCTGGGGTTGTATGATTTAAGGTAAAAGGTAATTTACCTCTAAATATCAATTGGTCAATAGTAGCTAAAACTCCACCTAGCAATGCCCCAAATTTATGTAAAAAAGGATTCCAATTACGTGCTTTATAAAGTTCTGTGTATAGCCAAGATTCTTTAAATTTAATTTCATAGTTTAATAAATCAGCATCAAAATTTTCATCATTAAATGCTTCAAAAATAGTTTCAGCAGCTAACATGCCAGATTTCATTGCTGTATGTGTTCCTTTTATTTTAGGAAAGTTCAGTGTTCCAGCATCATCTCCTATCAAGAGGCCTCCCGGAAAAGACATTTTTGGTCTGGATTGATATCCTCCCTTAATAAGAGCCCTAGCACCATATGAAACTCTGGTCCCTTTTTCTAGATACTTCTTTATAGAAGAGTGATGTTTCCATTGTTGAAATTCTTCAAATGGACTTATATAAGGGTTCTTGTAGTCTAATGGCACTACATATCCCAAGTATGCTTGATTATTTTCTCCATGATAAAAATAAGAGCCACTTGGAGTACTTTTACTTGGCCATCCCAATGAATGTATCACTAACCCTTCTTCATGTATGTCTGGATCAATATCCCATACTTCTTTGAAGCCAATTCCATAATGTTGAGGATCTTT encodes:
- a CDS encoding electron transfer flavoprotein-ubiquinone oxidoreductase, which translates into the protein MNRESMEYDVIIVGAGPAGLSASIKIKQLAAESNKEISVCVIEKGSEVGAHILSGNVFDPKALNELIPNWKELDAPLNSPVKKDSVRYMLNEKTMIPAPVFFMPTFNNHGNYITSLANLCRWLAEYAENLGVEVFPGFPASSLIYEENIVKGVSTGDMGVSQNGEKKESFEEGIDLIGKYTLLAEGCRGHLGKEIINKYLLDEGKDPQHYGIGFKEVWDIDPDIHEEGLVIHSLGWPSKSTPSGSYFYHGENNQAYLGYVVPLDYKNPYISPFEEFQQWKHHSSIKKYLEKGTRVSYGARALIKGGYQSRPKMSFPGGLLIGDDAGTLNFPKIKGTHTAMKSGMLAAETIFEAFNDENFDADLLNYEIKFKESWLYTELYKARNWNPFLHKFGALLGGVLATIDQLIFRGKLPFTLNHTTPDYACTEEASKHAKIEYPKPDASLSFDKLSSVFLSNTNHEEDQPCHLQLKDASIPISVNLPLYDEPAQRYCPAGVYEVVEKNNEKKFVINAQNCVHCKTCDIK